The following proteins are co-located in the Pseudomonas sp. DY-1 genome:
- a CDS encoding DUF3016 domain-containing protein, which yields MRPTLPPVVLALVILSPAVLASTTEVSFSQPDKYSDARLNRDYGRGADDFVLKDLKAHIEKLGKRYLQSGQTLKMDIRDIDLAGQFEPWRVNFKDVRFMREVTWPRIKLHYRLEQDGKTLVSRDVTVIDQSYLQHGNYYFSNDRLRYEKTMLDDWFRWNIAPKDKTVSY from the coding sequence ATGCGACCCACGCTGCCCCCCGTCGTGCTGGCCCTGGTGATCCTTTCGCCAGCCGTGCTCGCCTCGACCACCGAGGTCAGCTTCAGCCAGCCCGACAAGTACAGTGATGCGCGCCTGAACCGGGATTACGGTCGGGGTGCGGATGACTTCGTGCTGAAGGATCTCAAGGCGCATATCGAGAAGCTCGGCAAGCGCTACCTGCAATCTGGCCAGACCCTCAAGATGGATATCCGCGACATCGACCTCGCCGGCCAGTTCGAGCCCTGGCGGGTCAATTTCAAGGACGTGCGCTTCATGCGCGAAGTGACCTGGCCCAGGATCAAGCTGCACTACAGACTGGAACAGGACGGCAAGACCCTGGTTAGTCGCGATGTCACGGTGATCGACCAGTCCTACCTGCAACACGGCAACTACTACTTCAGCAACGACCGCCTGCGCTACGAGAAGACCATGCTGGATGACTGGTTCCGCTGGAACATCGCGCCTAAGGACAAGACAGTGTCGTACTGA
- a CDS encoding sigma-70 family RNA polymerase sigma factor, whose protein sequence is MNHGADALPPPPVESLQKLYSDHHGWLTGWLRRRLGCPQNAADLAQDTFLRVLLAREKPVILEPRAFLTTVAKRVLANHYRRQDIERAYLEALSAQPEAAAPSEEERAIILETLVELDRLLDGLPAVAKKVFLLAQVDGMTYVEIAAQLNISLSTVKRHMVKAAQRCYFAESL, encoded by the coding sequence TTGAATCACGGAGCCGACGCCCTTCCGCCTCCGCCGGTCGAATCTTTGCAGAAGCTCTACAGCGACCACCACGGCTGGTTGACAGGCTGGCTGCGCCGTCGCCTGGGCTGCCCGCAGAACGCCGCAGATCTTGCGCAAGACACCTTCCTGCGCGTGCTGCTGGCGCGGGAAAAGCCGGTGATCCTCGAACCTCGCGCCTTCCTCACCACGGTGGCCAAGCGCGTGCTGGCCAACCATTACCGGCGCCAGGACATCGAACGTGCCTACCTCGAAGCATTGAGCGCGCAGCCGGAAGCGGCCGCGCCGAGCGAAGAGGAGCGCGCCATCATCCTGGAAACCCTGGTGGAGCTTGACCGCCTGCTGGACGGCTTGCCGGCGGTGGCGAAGAAGGTCTTTCTGCTGGCCCAGGTGGACGGCATGACTTACGTGGAAATCGCTGCCCAACTCAATATTTCTCTCTCTACCGTCAAGCGCCACATGGTCAAGGCGGCGCAGCGCTGCTATTTCGCGGAGAGCCTTTGA
- a CDS encoding PA2779 family protein, which yields MLSRPCNRRLASLLIASQFVFLAQMPLAQAAMIGTPQAMQEQQAPQQQPVDQAQLRAMLDDEKVQQKLESLGVPREQVEARIASLTPAELQQFNQRLEQEPAGGWVGIIVLFLVIFIITDMLCATDIFSFIKCIN from the coding sequence ATGCTTTCACGTCCCTGCAACCGCCGCCTTGCTTCTTTGCTGATTGCCAGCCAGTTCGTTTTCCTTGCGCAGATGCCCTTGGCCCAGGCGGCCATGATTGGCACTCCACAAGCCATGCAGGAACAGCAGGCGCCGCAGCAGCAGCCGGTGGACCAGGCACAACTGCGCGCCATGCTCGATGACGAGAAGGTGCAGCAGAAGCTCGAATCCCTCGGCGTGCCGCGTGAGCAGGTGGAGGCCCGTATCGCCAGCCTGACGCCGGCCGAACTGCAACAGTTCAATCAGCGCCTTGAGCAGGAACCGGCTGGGGGCTGGGTGGGCATCATCGTGCTGTTCCTGGTGATCTTCATCATCACCGACATGCTCTGCGCCACTGACATCTTCAGCTTCATCAAGTGCATCAACTGA
- a CDS encoding PA2778 family cysteine peptidase, translating into MRLWLAVLTLALAGCAGQQPLLSPQSDRLPQRTELAQTPFYPQEIYQCGPAALATVLVQRGVKTSPEELTPKVYLPSRQGSLKLELVAAARQYGMLVYPLEPNLDALLAQVAAGNPVLVMQNLGLDWLPRWHFAVVVGFDRSKDELVLRSGTEKRWVTDLRSFDRTWQRAERWAVVTLPADQLPAEARLEPWIKAASDLEQTAQRPVAERAFRTAAEHWPTEPLPLFALANARYADGDREGAEQALRESLKRKPDYALGWFNLSEVLNEKGCAAQAAQARACARQLAPGDARLSAPLGTASSGKGQCSALPVCGEGAAGRE; encoded by the coding sequence ATGCGGCTCTGGCTCGCTGTCCTGACGCTGGCCTTGGCGGGCTGCGCCGGGCAGCAACCCTTGCTGTCGCCCCAGAGCGACCGCCTGCCACAGCGCACGGAGCTGGCCCAGACGCCGTTCTATCCACAGGAGATCTACCAGTGCGGCCCGGCCGCGCTGGCCACGGTGCTGGTGCAGCGTGGGGTGAAAACCTCACCCGAGGAGCTGACACCCAAGGTCTACCTGCCTTCCCGGCAAGGCAGCCTGAAGCTGGAACTGGTGGCCGCCGCGCGCCAATACGGGATGCTGGTTTATCCACTGGAGCCCAACCTGGATGCGCTGCTGGCCCAGGTGGCAGCCGGCAACCCGGTGCTGGTGATGCAGAACCTCGGCCTGGACTGGTTGCCGCGCTGGCACTTCGCCGTGGTGGTCGGGTTTGATCGAAGCAAAGACGAACTGGTGCTGCGGTCTGGCACCGAGAAGCGCTGGGTGACCGACCTGCGCAGCTTCGATCGCACCTGGCAGCGTGCCGAGCGCTGGGCCGTAGTGACCTTGCCGGCGGATCAACTCCCCGCAGAAGCTCGCCTGGAACCCTGGATCAAGGCCGCCAGCGACCTGGAGCAAACCGCCCAGCGCCCAGTCGCGGAGCGTGCATTCCGTACAGCTGCCGAACATTGGCCGACGGAGCCGTTGCCTCTATTCGCGCTGGCCAATGCGCGTTATGCCGACGGTGATCGTGAAGGCGCCGAGCAGGCCTTGCGCGAGAGCCTGAAGCGCAAGCCTGATTACGCGTTGGGCTGGTTCAATCTGTCTGAGGTGCTCAACGAGAAGGGCTGCGCTGCCCAGGCTGCACAAGCCCGAGCCTGCGCTCGCCAATTGGCGCCGGGGGATGCGCGTCTGTCGGCGCCGCTGGGAACAGCGTCAAGCGGAAAAGGGCAGTGCAGCGCGCTGCCGGTGTGTGGGGAAGGAGCGGCGGGTCGCGAGTGA
- a CDS encoding HugZ family protein, producing MSVKAAKHAREMLLKEYQGVLSTHSKTMPGFPFGSVVPYCLDAEGRPLILISRIAQHTHNLQKDAKCSLLVGERGAADVQAAGRLTLLAEARQISDEAEVEAASTRYYRYFPQAADYHRTHDFDFWRLEPVRARFIGGFGAIHWVDQLVLANAFAGEAEISMLEHMNSDHANAIAHYVELAGLPSQPAAEMVGIDSEGFHLRIGQTLHWLPFPTSCNNPGAVRQALVQLARAESWPTSDEAVA from the coding sequence GTGAGCGTGAAAGCCGCAAAGCATGCACGAGAAATGCTGCTCAAGGAATACCAGGGGGTGCTGTCCACCCATTCCAAGACCATGCCTGGCTTCCCTTTCGGATCAGTGGTGCCTTACTGCCTGGACGCCGAAGGCCGGCCACTGATCCTCATCAGCCGTATCGCTCAGCACACTCACAACCTGCAAAAAGACGCCAAGTGCTCGCTGCTGGTGGGCGAGCGCGGCGCCGCGGATGTCCAGGCCGCCGGGCGCCTGACCCTGCTGGCCGAGGCACGGCAAATCAGTGACGAAGCCGAAGTGGAAGCCGCATCAACCCGCTACTACCGCTACTTCCCGCAGGCCGCGGACTATCACCGCACCCACGATTTCGACTTCTGGCGCCTCGAACCGGTGCGCGCCCGCTTCATCGGTGGATTTGGCGCCATCCATTGGGTGGATCAACTGGTGCTGGCCAATGCGTTTGCTGGCGAAGCCGAGATCAGCATGCTGGAACATATGAACAGCGATCACGCCAATGCCATCGCTCACTATGTGGAACTGGCCGGTTTGCCGTCCCAACCTGCGGCGGAGATGGTTGGGATCGACTCTGAAGGATTCCACCTACGCATCGGTCAGACGCTTCATTGGCTGCCCTTCCCAACATCCTGTAACAACCCTGGCGCTGTCCGTCAGGCCCTGGTACAGCTGGCTCGCGCCGAATCCTGGCCGACCAGTGATGAGGCCGTAGCTTGA
- a CDS encoding TonB-dependent receptor, with product MQCPPRLRHFARKPLVRAMQPLLLSLCLTAALPAKVIAAALEIGAESQRRAFDIPAGPLEAALNQFGREAGVLLSFSPELTAGRQTQGLRGQYGVEEGLNQLLAGSGLHAVAQDGGYSLQSSGAAIEVDRQVVVGSRAPTSISELPGTVWIIDAPQLQEQTKAGVPFKEALGQLIPGLDIGPQGRTNYGQNMRGRSALVMIDGVSLNSSRGISRQFDSIDPFNIERIEVLSGASAVYGGGATGGIINIVTKKGDAGAARFNSEVGLRSGFETSQEHDWRVAQSVSGGSEQIKGRAAVAYQKNGAAYDGNGDQVMLDITQTDLQYNQSVDVMGSLDFAFANGHSLSLGAQWYDSGYDGDKGVDLGRNFRGLRGLEPFEIEGGANFDREPRTERTQFNATYHAPEVLGHDLYLQAYYRSEEMAFQPYPSITFTGTGAINPSRSYYSASQQDTNYYGLKAVLVKEWDRFTLTYGADVERESFDSDQALFDLSTAAQTGGLVADEYAKVGRYPGIDTDSNSLFAQGSWRATDALTLSGGVRRQRTNNDVGDFVAAAQQIQISKGNGTSADAIPGGEKDYQVDLYNFGAVYKLNKAQQVWTNYSEGFELPDPAKYYGQGTYSAAPVNGRWVLQKGVNVKDSALDGIKTKQVELGWRHYDGSLDAQLAAFYAWSDKSITYNRTTLLVEQLDNKKRNFGLEGQANYWLNDNWQIGTSALAIRSQQKIDDRWQKQDVTAASPSKLTAFVGWRDDDTSLRLQGVRTFNLSDDGNVLANGQFDGNDHKIDGYATFDLLGSQVLPVGTLNFGIQNLLDEDYTTVWGQRAQVFYSANIPADLFDYHGRGRTYSLSYSVEY from the coding sequence ATGCAGTGCCCGCCCCGCCTTCGCCACTTCGCCCGAAAACCGCTGGTCCGCGCCATGCAACCCCTGCTGCTCAGCCTATGCCTGACCGCTGCCCTGCCCGCCAAGGTCATTGCTGCCGCCCTGGAAATTGGCGCCGAAAGCCAGCGCCGAGCCTTCGACATTCCAGCCGGCCCGCTAGAGGCGGCACTCAACCAGTTCGGCCGTGAAGCCGGCGTGCTGCTGTCGTTCAGCCCCGAGCTGACCGCTGGCCGCCAGACCCAGGGTCTGCGCGGCCAGTACGGCGTCGAAGAAGGCCTGAACCAGTTGTTGGCCGGCAGCGGCCTGCACGCCGTGGCCCAGGACGGTGGCTACAGCCTGCAATCGTCCGGCGCGGCCATCGAAGTGGATCGCCAGGTGGTGGTCGGCTCCCGCGCGCCCACCAGCATCAGCGAACTGCCAGGCACCGTCTGGATCATCGACGCGCCGCAGCTACAGGAGCAGACCAAGGCCGGCGTGCCCTTCAAGGAAGCCCTCGGTCAGTTGATCCCTGGCCTCGACATAGGTCCACAGGGCCGCACCAATTACGGCCAGAACATGCGCGGCCGTAGCGCCCTGGTGATGATCGACGGCGTTTCCCTGAACAGCTCCCGTGGCATCAGCCGCCAATTCGACTCCATCGATCCGTTCAACATCGAACGCATCGAGGTCCTTTCCGGTGCCAGTGCTGTGTACGGTGGCGGCGCCACCGGCGGCATCATCAACATCGTCACCAAGAAAGGTGACGCTGGCGCAGCCCGATTCAACAGTGAAGTGGGCCTGCGCAGCGGCTTCGAAACCAGCCAGGAACACGATTGGCGTGTGGCCCAGTCCGTCAGCGGCGGCAGCGAACAGATCAAGGGCCGCGCCGCGGTGGCGTACCAGAAGAACGGCGCCGCCTATGACGGCAACGGCGACCAGGTGATGCTCGACATCACCCAGACCGACCTGCAGTACAACCAGTCGGTGGATGTCATGGGCAGCCTCGACTTTGCCTTTGCCAATGGGCATAGCCTGAGCCTGGGTGCCCAGTGGTACGACTCCGGCTACGACGGCGACAAGGGCGTAGACCTCGGTCGCAACTTCCGTGGCCTGCGTGGACTGGAGCCCTTCGAGATCGAAGGCGGCGCCAACTTCGACCGCGAGCCGCGCACCGAACGCACCCAGTTCAACGCCACCTACCATGCCCCCGAAGTGCTGGGCCACGACCTCTACCTGCAGGCCTACTACCGCAGCGAAGAGATGGCCTTCCAGCCCTATCCGAGCATCACCTTCACCGGCACTGGCGCGATCAACCCGTCCCGCTCCTACTACTCCGCCTCCCAACAGGACACCAACTACTACGGGCTTAAGGCCGTGCTGGTGAAAGAGTGGGACCGCTTCACCCTGACTTACGGCGCCGATGTCGAGCGCGAAAGCTTCGACTCCGACCAGGCTCTGTTCGACCTCAGCACAGCTGCCCAGACCGGCGGCCTGGTAGCTGACGAATACGCCAAGGTCGGCCGCTACCCGGGGATCGATACAGACAGCAATTCGCTATTCGCCCAGGGCAGCTGGCGCGCGACCGACGCCCTGACCCTGTCCGGTGGTGTGCGTCGCCAGCGCACCAACAACGACGTCGGCGACTTCGTTGCAGCGGCCCAGCAGATCCAGATCAGCAAGGGCAACGGCACCAGTGCCGACGCCATTCCCGGCGGCGAGAAGGACTACCAGGTCGACCTCTACAACTTCGGAGCCGTGTACAAGCTGAACAAGGCGCAGCAAGTCTGGACCAACTACTCCGAAGGCTTCGAACTGCCCGACCCGGCCAAGTACTACGGCCAGGGCACCTACTCCGCCGCGCCGGTCAACGGCCGCTGGGTGCTGCAGAAGGGCGTGAACGTGAAGGATTCTGCCCTCGACGGCATCAAGACCAAGCAGGTGGAACTCGGCTGGCGCCACTACGACGGTAGCTTGGACGCCCAGTTGGCGGCCTTCTATGCGTGGTCCGACAAGAGCATCACCTATAACCGCACCACCCTGCTGGTGGAGCAGCTGGACAACAAGAAGCGCAACTTTGGCCTGGAAGGCCAGGCCAACTACTGGCTGAACGATAACTGGCAGATCGGCACCAGCGCCCTCGCGATCCGTTCCCAGCAGAAGATCGACGACCGCTGGCAAAAGCAGGACGTGACCGCGGCCAGTCCCTCCAAACTGACCGCTTTCGTCGGCTGGCGTGACGACGACACCAGCCTGCGCCTGCAAGGTGTGCGCACCTTCAACCTCTCCGACGACGGTAATGTCCTCGCCAATGGCCAGTTCGACGGCAACGACCACAAGATCGACGGCTACGCGACCTTCGACCTGCTGGGCAGCCAGGTCCTGCCGGTGGGTACGCTCAACTTCGGCATCCAGAACCTGCTGGACGAGGACTACACCACCGTCTGGGGCCAGCGCGCGCAGGTGTTCTACAGCGCCAACATCCCGGCCGACCTGTTCGACTACCACGGCCGTGGTCGTACCTACAGCCTGAGCTACAGCGTGGAGTACTGA
- a CDS encoding FxsA family protein, whose amino-acid sequence MRAFLFLFLLFPLIELAVLIQVGSAIGVLPTLLLVIGTAVLGSVLLRVAGVATAWRARERLARGEVPEQEVLEGLLIAVGGGLLLLPGFISDIFGLLCLIPFTRRLFIRSLRQRAAAQAIRQRAFADDLAARSGQTRPRVIEGEYERRDQ is encoded by the coding sequence ATGCGCGCTTTTCTCTTTCTGTTCCTGCTCTTTCCGCTGATCGAGCTGGCCGTCCTGATCCAGGTCGGCAGCGCGATCGGCGTCCTGCCCACCCTGCTGCTGGTGATTGGCACCGCCGTGCTCGGCAGCGTGCTGCTGCGGGTAGCCGGTGTCGCCACTGCCTGGCGCGCCCGCGAGCGCCTGGCCCGGGGCGAGGTGCCGGAGCAGGAAGTGCTTGAAGGCCTGCTGATCGCCGTCGGTGGCGGCCTGCTGCTGCTGCCGGGCTTCATCAGCGACATCTTCGGCCTGCTCTGCCTGATCCCCTTCACTCGTCGCCTGTTCATTCGCAGCCTGCGCCAGCGCGCTGCGGCCCAGGCGATTCGCCAGCGCGCCTTCGCCGACGACCTTGCCGCCCGCAGCGGCCAAACCCGTCCGCGCGTGATCGAAGGTGAGTACGAGCGCCGCGACCAATAA
- a CDS encoding SDR family oxidoreductase: MQLKDKVIIITGGCQGLGRAMGEYLAAKGAKLALVDLNQEKLDEAVAACKAAGGDARAYLCNVANEEQVTHMVAQVAEDFGAINGLVNNAGILRDGLTIKVKDGEMTKMSLAQWQAVIDVNLTGVFLCTREVAAKMIELENEGAIINISSISRAGNMGQANYSAAKAGVAADTVVWAKELARYGIRVAGVAPGFIETDMVASMKPEALEKMTSGIPLRRLGKPLEIAHSVAYILENDYYTGRVLELDGGLRL; this comes from the coding sequence ATGCAACTCAAAGACAAGGTCATCATCATTACCGGTGGTTGCCAGGGCCTTGGCCGCGCCATGGGTGAGTATCTGGCCGCCAAGGGCGCGAAGCTCGCCCTGGTCGACCTGAACCAGGAAAAACTGGATGAAGCCGTGGCTGCCTGCAAGGCCGCCGGTGGTGATGCCCGTGCCTACCTCTGCAACGTGGCCAACGAAGAGCAAGTGACCCACATGGTCGCCCAGGTGGCCGAAGACTTTGGCGCCATCAACGGCCTGGTGAACAACGCCGGTATTCTTCGCGATGGCCTGACCATCAAGGTCAAGGACGGCGAAATGACCAAGATGAGCCTGGCTCAGTGGCAGGCTGTGATCGACGTCAACCTGACCGGTGTCTTCCTCTGCACCCGTGAAGTCGCGGCCAAGATGATCGAACTGGAGAACGAAGGCGCGATCATCAACATTTCCTCCATTTCCCGCGCCGGCAACATGGGCCAGGCCAACTACTCCGCCGCCAAAGCCGGTGTAGCTGCGGACACCGTGGTCTGGGCGAAGGAACTGGCTCGCTACGGCATCCGTGTGGCAGGCGTGGCTCCGGGCTTCATCGAGACCGACATGGTCGCCAGCATGAAGCCGGAAGCCCTGGAAAAGATGACCTCGGGGATCCCCCTGCGTCGCCTGGGCAAACCGCTGGAAATCGCCCACTCGGTCGCCTACATCCTGGAGAACGACTACTACACCGGTCGTGTTCTGGAGCTGGACGGCGGCCTGCGCCTGTAA
- a CDS encoding FecR domain-containing protein, whose product MNLLSVDRNRIAPAIAEQAVEWLVELQGGEVSEQRRQAWQDWRSANAEHERAWQRIEAVNVGLRGLESPAALAALGAPAHRSRREALKLLMLCAMVGGGAISLRNSEPLLVLRSDESTSVGERRALRLADGSRLELNTASAVDIHFDAGQRLIEMRQGEILVDGVADSRPLRIHTPQGLIESRGGRFNVRVLDRSSRVSLFAGSADLLADGQRQSLLPGQQTNLSPTRIDTPDSVSEDSLAWTRGMLVASHMRLDDFLAELGRYRHGHLSCAPQVAGLLISGSYPLDNTERILAMLPKALPVEVHSLTRYWVKVHPRATG is encoded by the coding sequence ATGAACCTGCTCAGCGTGGATCGCAACCGAATCGCCCCGGCCATCGCCGAGCAGGCGGTGGAATGGCTGGTGGAATTGCAGGGTGGCGAGGTCAGCGAACAACGTCGCCAGGCCTGGCAGGATTGGCGCAGCGCCAATGCCGAGCACGAGCGTGCCTGGCAACGCATCGAGGCGGTCAACGTGGGCCTGCGCGGCCTGGAATCCCCCGCGGCGCTGGCAGCCCTCGGCGCTCCGGCCCACCGTAGCCGCCGCGAGGCCCTGAAACTGCTGATGCTCTGCGCCATGGTCGGTGGCGGCGCCATCAGCCTGCGTAACAGCGAGCCGCTGCTGGTCCTGCGCAGCGACGAATCCACCAGCGTCGGCGAGCGTCGTGCGCTGCGCCTGGCCGACGGTTCGCGCCTGGAACTGAACACCGCAAGCGCTGTGGATATCCACTTTGATGCCGGGCAACGCCTGATCGAGATGCGCCAAGGGGAAATCCTCGTCGATGGTGTCGCCGATTCCCGCCCCCTGCGTATCCATACCCCGCAAGGCCTGATAGAGAGCCGTGGCGGTCGCTTCAATGTGCGCGTCCTCGATCGCAGTAGCCGGGTCAGCCTGTTCGCCGGAAGCGCCGACCTGCTCGCCGACGGCCAGCGCCAGTCGCTGCTGCCCGGTCAGCAGACGAATCTCAGCCCCACCCGCATCGATACACCCGACAGCGTCAGCGAGGACAGCCTGGCCTGGACCCGGGGCATGCTGGTGGCGAGTCATATGCGCCTGGACGATTTTCTCGCCGAACTCGGCCGCTACCGCCATGGCCACCTCAGCTGCGCCCCGCAAGTGGCCGGGCTGCTGATTTCCGGCAGCTATCCGCTGGATAACACCGAGCGCATCCTCGCCATGCTGCCCAAGGCGCTGCCAGTGGAGGTGCATAGCCTGACCCGCTACTGGGTCAAGGTGCATCCGCGCGCCACCGGTTGA
- a CDS encoding DUF3325 domain-containing protein: MLLLSFAFCYLAMTGLALAMSRQHKLLFSVALSEFRTRLLRVGAALAMLVGLALAIAELGGEIGIVIWLCQLMLSGLLLVALLAWQARWVLPLVALLPLGAGLLRLF; this comes from the coding sequence ATGCTGCTCCTGAGTTTCGCCTTCTGCTACCTGGCCATGACCGGATTGGCCCTGGCCATGTCCCGACAACACAAGCTGCTCTTCAGTGTCGCCCTGAGTGAATTCCGTACCCGACTGCTGCGGGTCGGCGCGGCGCTCGCCATGCTGGTTGGCCTGGCCCTGGCCATCGCCGAACTGGGTGGCGAAATCGGCATCGTGATCTGGCTCTGCCAACTGATGCTGTCCGGCCTGTTGCTGGTTGCGCTGCTGGCCTGGCAGGCCCGCTGGGTCCTGCCGCTAGTGGCCCTGCTGCCGTTGGGCGCTGGCCTGCTGCGCCTGTTCTGA
- a CDS encoding co-chaperone GroES, whose protein sequence is MKLRPLHDRVVIRRSEEETKTAGGIVLPGSAAEKPNRGEVVAVGTGRLLDNGEVRPLAVKVGDQVVFGPYSGSNTIKVDGEELLVMGESEILAVVEA, encoded by the coding sequence ATGAAGCTTCGTCCTCTGCATGACCGCGTCGTCATCCGTCGCAGCGAAGAAGAGACCAAAACCGCTGGCGGCATCGTTCTGCCGGGCTCGGCTGCCGAAAAGCCGAACCGTGGCGAAGTCGTCGCTGTAGGTACCGGTCGCCTGCTGGACAACGGCGAAGTGCGTCCTCTGGCCGTCAAGGTCGGTGACCAGGTGGTATTTGGCCCGTACTCGGGCAGCAACACCATCAAGGTCGATGGCGAAGAACTGCTGGTGATGGGCGAGAGCGAAATCCTCGCCGTCGTCGAAGCCTGA